A stretch of the Harpia harpyja isolate bHarHar1 chromosome 5, bHarHar1 primary haplotype, whole genome shotgun sequence genome encodes the following:
- the CAVIN4 gene encoding caveolae-associated protein 4: MDRREITPEADKTHQNRLSSVTEEEEEQDAAYTIVTVLDKVANIVDSVQASQKRIEERHREMENAIKTIQIDILKLAQAHGNTGYTVNKLLEKTRKVSSTVKEVRARVERQSTSVQKVEAKQEEMLKKNKFRVVIYQEETECPSSLSVIKERTAGETLEDDFFPPDDLSSDEEYYIEESKATQFKKSGMRRIDDIKKAFSRENIQKTRQNFGKKVNRLRTRIVTPERRERIRQSGERLKQSGIRIKKTISQAAPTKETFKIHKKNKERTGAEGQEGIQEGGVHIGSELAAAEPFTEEISYTEVITKVKKDKNSATKGASPSTEKGVTIPEVVLKQEGKEGGGGDDVPLLDLKQSA, encoded by the exons ATGGATCGCCGCGAAATCACCCCCGAGGCtgacaaaacccaccaaaatcgTCTCTCCAGCGTCAccgaggaggaagaagagcaagatGCAGCTTACACGATTGTGACGGTCCTGGACAAAGTGGCCAACATTGTGGACAGCGTGCAGGCGAGCCAGAAAAGGATAGAGGAGAGGCACAGGGAGATGGAAAATGCCATCAAGACTATACAGATTGACATTTTAAAGCTTGCCCAGGCTCATGGCAATACAGGCTACACGGTGAACAAGTTACTGGAGAAAACCCGCAAAGTCAGCTCCACCGTGAAGGAGGTGCGGGCACGTGTGGAGAGGCAGAGCACCAGTGTGCAGAAGGTGGAAGCCAAACAAgaggagatgctgaagaaaaacaaattccgGGTCGTAATCTATCAG GAGGAAACCGAGTGTCCTTCATCTCTCTCTGTTATCAAAGAGAGGACAGCAGGTGAAACTCTAGAGGATGATTTCTTCCCACCTGATGATCTGTCTTCTGATGAAGAATATTATattgaagaaagcaaagcaaccCAGTTCAAGAAATCAGGCATGAGGCGCATAGATGATatcaaaaaggcattttcaagggaaaatatCCAAAAGACGAGACAAAATTTTGGCAAGAAGGTAAACAGGCTTCGAACAAGAATAGTGACCCctgagaggagagagaggatcAGGCAGTCAGGAGAGAGACTGAAACAATCTGGGATAAGGATCAAGAAAACCATTTCACAAGCTGCCCCAACGAAGGAGACGTTCAAGatccataaaaaaaataaagaacgaACAGGAGCCGAAGGTCAGGAAGGGATCCAGGAAGGCGGCGTGCACATCGGCTCTGAgctcgcagcagcagagccctTCACTGAAGAAATCTCTTACACAGAAGTGATCACTAAGGTAAAGAAAGACAAGAATAGTGCAACAAAAGGTGCTTCCCCATCAACTGAAAAAGGAGTGACGATCCCAGAAGTTGTTCttaagcaggaaggaaaagaaggaggaggaggtgatgaTGTCCCTCTGCTAGACTTAAAGCAATCGGCATAA